A stretch of Castanea sativa cultivar Marrone di Chiusa Pesio chromosome 2, ASM4071231v1 DNA encodes these proteins:
- the LOC142625489 gene encoding MDIS1-interacting receptor like kinase 2-like codes for MERGSLFIVLSNDVEAKELDWKKRVNIIKEVAHTFSYLHHDCIPTIVHRDMTTNNILLNLELQAFVVDFGIARIQSPNSSNLTTLVGTCGYIAPELVYTMVVNKKCDVYSFGVVVLETIMERHLGELNSSLASSYARDMMLKDVLDPRLSPQINQNIAKSVVVVVTLALACLHSNPKSCPTMKHVSQEFLVRRLPLSKPFYAISMQQLMNQEICLVDKN; via the exons ATGGAAAGAGGAAGCTTATTTATTGTCCTAAGCAATGATGTTGAAGCTAAGGAATTAGATTGGAAGAAGCGGGTGAACATCATTAAAGAAGTAGCACATACTTTTTCTTACTTGCATCATGATTGCATCCCAACAATTGTCCATCGTGATATGACTACCAACAACATTTTATTGAACTTGGAATTGCAAGCTTTTGTTGTAGATTTTGGCATAGCTAGAATCCAAAGTCCTAATTCCTCCAATTTAACCACACTCGTTGGCACCTGTGGATATATAGCACCTG AATTGGTCTACACCATGGTTGTGAACAAAAAATGCGATGTCTATAGCTTTGGTGTAGTGGTGCTAGAAACAATTATGGAAAGACATTTGGGAGAGCTTAATTCATCATTAGCATCATCATATGCTCGAGATATGATGCTGAAAGATGTCTTAGACCCACGCCTTTCACCTCAGATAAACCAAAATATTGCTAAGAGCGTGGTTGTAGTTGTAACACTAGCATTGGCATGCCTACATTCCAATCCTAAATCTTGCCCCACAATGAAACATGTTTCACAAGAATTTCTTGTTCGAAGGTTACCATTGTCGAAGCCCTTTTATGCAATTTCAATGCAGCAGTTGATGAATCAAGAAATATGTTTGGTAGACAAGAATTAG
- the LOC142623932 gene encoding uncharacterized protein LOC142623932: MPSSVSISLVIFVWITTIIIINHANTTVAKPQSSSLKQEYKALKQIPYWCDEETSLSPCKWDGIVCNDGGSVIGINLDNTACCGRSYLSDFNFSSFPNLVQLKLAGVWLYGDIPPEIGSVSKLTHLNLSGNFLSGELPLSLAKLTQLEKLDISFNQMNGPIPLELGNLRSLVELHLGGNFFSGTIPSTLGLLTCLTRLDLHSNQINGTIPSEIYNLKNLMALHFDNNSLFGPISSKIGNLKNVVSLNLSHNLLIGPLPHTLGCLTNLTLLSLDSNIINGSIPLEIGNMRKLRHLDLHNNRLTGKIPSTLGLLTCLTHLDLHSNQINGIIPSEIYNLKNLMALHFDDNNLFGPISSKIGNLKNVVSLNLSHNLLIGPLPHTLGCLTKLTLLSLDSNQINGSIPLEIGNMRKLRHLDLHNNRLTGKIPSTLGNLTKLYFLNLAVNNLVGKIPPYVGHLTNLRYLDIHSNKINGSIPTEIKNLKKLVFLDLGVNNLSGTIPPVFGHLATLCYLDIHSNQINGSIISTMGGLQFMQKLDLSNNYISGFIPHQLTQLTHLEYLNLSLNKISGEIQSDIGDLLNLSVLDLSHNYLSGSIPIQLGNCSFLGQLFLSYNRFSGTIPLEVLYSVELTIVDLSHNLFSGNIPLKLGHVKNLRHLDLSSNTLTGYIPSTLAFQCQINLSYNCFEGPIPHGFWRNNTLKSVMGNKNLCNDHISGIPHFSTRSKKFLNLIKILAPVILGFLLLGVGIVFLSHRKVIRNNQNECKAMRNGNLFPIWNYDGNIAFEDIIIATEDFDIRYCIGTGGYGSVYKATLPSGKVIALKKLHRLESQEPAFDKSFRNEAKVLSEVRHRNIVKLYGFCLHNRCMFLVYEYIERGSLFYAISNDVEAKELNWKKRVNIIKGIANALSYLHHDCIPTIVHRDLTTSNILLNSDFEAIVADFGIARPLNPDSSNLTTLAGTYGYIAPELAYTMVVNEKCDVYSFGVVVLETIIGRHPGELISSLASSSARHIMLKDVLDPRLSPHINQTIAQNVVLVVTLALACLRSNPKSRPTMKHVSQEILVRKPPLLKLFYEISMWELMNQEIYLVDKN; the protein is encoded by the exons ATGCCATCCTCTGTTTCCATTTCCCttgttatatttgtttggattacTACTATCATAATCATAAACCATGCGAATACTACTGTTGCAAAACCTCAATCATCGTCACTAAAGCAGGAATATAAGGCTCTGAAACAGATTCCGTATTGGTGTGATGAAGAAACAAGCTTAAGTCCTTGCAAGTGGGACGGTATCGTTTGCAATGATGGTGGAAGCGTCATAGGGATCAACTTAGACAATACAGCATGCTGCGGTAGAAGCTACTTAAGCGATTTCAACTTCTCTTCATTCCCAAATTTGGTCCAATTGAAGCTAGCAGGAGTGTGGCTATATGGGGACATCCCACCAGAGATTGGTAGTGTTTCTAAACTCACTCACCTTAACTTATCTGGGAATTTTCTTTCAGGTGAACTACCTCTCTCACTTGCAAAACTCACTCAATTAGAGAAGCTTGATATTTCTTTCAATCAAATGAACGGTCCAATTCCCTTAGAATTGGGAAACCTGAGAAGTCTTGTTGAATTACACCTGGGTGGAAATTTCTTCAGTGGTACAATCCCTTCAACTCTTGGTCTTTTGACTTGTCTCACTCGTCTTGATTTACATTCAAATCAAATCAACGGTACTATCCCTTCTGAAATATATAATCTGAAGAATTTGATGGCTCTGCATTTTGATAATAACAGTCTTTTTGGTCCTATTTCTTCAAAAATTGGAAACCTGAAAAATGTGGTTTCTCTAAACCTTTCTCATAACTTGCTCATTGGTCCACTTCCTCATACTTTGGGTTGTTTGACAAACTTGAcccttctctctcttgattCCAACATAATCAATGGCTCCATTCCCCTAGAAATAGGAAACATGAGAAAGTTGAGGCACTTGGATCTCCATAATAATCGCCTTACTGGTAAAATACCGTCAACTCTTGGTCTTTTGACTTGTCTCACTCATCTTGATTTACATTCAAATCAAATCAACGGTATTATCCCTTCTGAAATATATAATCTGAAGAATTTGATGGCTCTGCATTTTGATGATAACAATCTTTTTGGTCCTATTTCTTCAAAAATTGGAAACTTGAAAAATGTGGTTTCTCTAAACCTTTCTCATAACTTGCTCATTGGTCCACTTCCTCATACTTTGGGTTGTTTGACAAAATTGAcccttctctctcttgattCCAACCAAATCAATGGCTCCATTCCCCTAGAAATAGGAAACATGAGAAAGTTGAGGCACTTGGATCTCCATAATAATCGCCTTACTGGAAAAATACCTTCAACTCTGGGGAACTTGAccaaattgtattttttaaatcttgctGTCAACAATCTTGTTGGTAAAATTCCTCCATACGTGGGTCATTTGACCAATTTAAGATATTTGGATAttcattcaaataaaataaacggTTCAATTCCCACGGaaataaagaatttgaaaaaattggtttttttggaTCTTGGTGTTAACAATCTCTCTGGTACAATTCCTCCAGTCTTTGGTCATTTAGCCACATTATGCTATCTGGACATtcattcaaatcaaataaatggTTCCATAATTTCAACAATGGGAGGTTTGCAATTTATGCAAAAGTTGGACCTATCAAATAACTACATATCTGGATTCATTCCACATCAGTTAACTCAATTAACCCATTTGGAATATCTTAATCTTTCCTTGAACAAAATTTCTGGTGAGATTCAGTCTGATATAGGTGATCTCTTGAATCTTTCTGTTCTAGACCTCTCCCACAACTATCTGAGCGGATCCATTCCAATTCAACTTGGTAATTGCTCTTTTTTGGGTCAATTGTTCTTGAGCTACAACCGCTTTAGTGGAACCATTCCTCTTGAAGTTTTATACTCAGTTGAGCTGACTATTGTTGACCTTAGTCATAACTTGTTTAGTGGAAATATACCTCTTAAACTAGGGCATGTCAAAAACTTACGACACCTGGATCTCAGCTCTAATACTCTTACTGGGTACATTCCTAGCACACTTGCTTTCCAATGCCAAATCAATTTGTCTTACAACTGCTTTGAAGGTCCAATCCCACATGGTTTTTGGAGAAATAATACACTCAAGTCAGTTATGGGCAACAAGAATTTATGCAATGACCACATCTCAGGAATACCTCATTTCTCCACAAGGAGTAAGAAATTCTTAAATTTGATTAAGATTCTTGCCCCTGTTATCCTCGGCTTCTTATTACTTGGAGTTGGAATTGTGTTCCTCTCTCACCGAAAGGTAATTAGGAATAATCAAAATGAGTGCAAAGCAATGAGGAATGGAAATTTATTCCCAATATGGAATTATGATGGAAATATTGCATTCGAAGACATCATTATAGCAACAGAGGACTTTGATATCAGATATTGCATTGGAACTGGTGGGTATGGTAGTGTTTACAAAGCAACGCTACCAAGCGGAAAAGTGATTGCCCTTAAAAAACTTCACCGTTTAGAATCTCAAGAGCCAGCTTTTGACAAGAGTTTTAGGAATGAAGCCAAAGTCTTGTCTGAAGTTCGTCATCGAAACATTGTGAAGCTTTATGGGTTTTGTCTACACAACCGATGCATGTTTTTGGTTTATGAATACATTGAAAGAGGAAGCTTATTTTATGCCATAAGCAATGACGTTGAAGCAAAGGAATTGAATTGGAAGAAGCGGGTGAATATCATTAAAGGAATAGCAAATGCTTTATCATACTTGCATCATGATTGCATTCCAACAATTGTCCATCGAGACTTGACCACAAGCAACATTTTATTGAACTCGGACTTTGAGGCTATTGTTGCAGATTTTGGCATCGCTAGACCCCTAAATCCTGATTCCTCCAATTTAACCACACTTGCTGGCACCTACGGATATATCGCCCCAG AACTTGCCTACACCATGGTTGTGAACGAAAAATGTGATGTCTATAGCTTTGGTGTAGTGGTGCTTGAAACTATAATTGGAAGGCATCCGGGAGAGCTTATATCCTCATTAGCATCGTCATCTGCTCGACATATCATGCTGAAAGATGTCTTAGATCCTCGCCTTTCACCTCATATTAACCAAACAATTGCTCAAAATGTGGTTTTAGTTGTGACACTAGCATTGGCCTGCCTACGTTCCAATCCTAAATCTCGCCCTACAATGAAACATGTGTCACAAGAAATCCTTGTTCGGAAGCCGCCACTACTCAAGCTGTTTTATGAAATTTCGATGTGGGAGTTGATGAATCAAGAAATATATTTGGTagacaaaaattag